The proteins below come from a single Prolixibacter sp. NT017 genomic window:
- a CDS encoding FecR family protein: MSDELLSKILSGTASEEEKRAYYEEVATDESFQEEFYQTKSLWVRATAGRKEPKLNLDEEYRNLKEKVSGMKKNGIRSLTRIWIGRAAMVTVLLSVGWLAHQFWSPGKQQVDFTQQFASSIGSISQMTLPDGTQIWLNSGSKVVYHETSKERNVQLVGEACFDVAHDEEHPFSVQTENMVVRDLGTRFNVRAYPNDEVTETTLIEGSAEILSGNNLKRICELKPGELAVYDKARKRMSIQEIDPSTIVAWMDGKFVFRNEKLADICDELEKWYGVRFRFADDVIKDYRYTANIKRTTSISYVLKMLNITTHLHYSIQENKMEPDIITISTEKKSN, translated from the coding sequence ATGTCAGACGAATTATTATCAAAAATTTTGTCGGGAACGGCAAGCGAGGAGGAGAAAAGAGCCTATTACGAGGAGGTGGCCACTGATGAATCCTTTCAGGAGGAATTTTATCAGACCAAAAGTTTGTGGGTGAGAGCAACTGCCGGCAGAAAAGAGCCAAAGCTAAATCTGGATGAGGAATACAGAAATCTGAAGGAGAAGGTTAGCGGAATGAAAAAAAACGGAATCCGGAGTCTGACCCGTATTTGGATTGGACGGGCAGCGATGGTTACGGTGTTGCTCTCCGTAGGATGGTTGGCTCACCAGTTCTGGTCGCCCGGAAAGCAGCAGGTGGATTTTACCCAGCAGTTTGCTTCGTCGATTGGCAGCATTTCACAGATGACTTTGCCCGATGGAACACAAATTTGGCTGAATTCGGGCAGTAAAGTGGTTTATCACGAGACTTCGAAAGAGAGAAATGTTCAACTTGTGGGCGAGGCCTGTTTTGACGTAGCGCATGATGAAGAGCATCCGTTTTCGGTTCAGACAGAAAACATGGTAGTCCGTGACTTAGGTACGCGTTTTAATGTTCGGGCCTATCCCAATGATGAGGTTACCGAAACAACGCTTATCGAAGGAAGTGCAGAGATTCTTTCAGGTAATAATTTGAAGCGAATCTGTGAATTGAAGCCGGGAGAACTGGCTGTATATGACAAGGCAAGGAAGCGGATGTCAATACAGGAGATCGACCCGTCGACCATCGTTGCCTGGATGGATGGTAAGTTTGTCTTCCGGAATGAAAAACTGGCAGATATCTGCGACGAGCTGGAGAAATGGTACGGTGTCCGTTTCCGTTTTGCTGACGATGTGATTAAAGATTACCGGTATACGGCGAACATCAAACGGACGACTTCGATTTCGTATGTTCTGAAAATGCTGAATATCACAACTCATTTGCATTACAGCATTCAGGAAAATAAAATGGAACCTGACATTATTACGATATCAACAGAAAAGAAAAGTAACTAA